The genomic DNA CATATCAAATTAGAAAGCTTTCATTTCTTGTCGATTGACTGCGTTTACTAGACGCTTAGTTTCACCTTTTGCTTCTGTGAGTAGATCATTCCAATCATCTGGAGGGTGACCATTTTCGAGCATCTTTTTAAAAACTCGATAGGCATCTGTATTGCTTTCATAGGCTCGCTTAGAACCCTCATCATTTACCCAAGCAAAAATAATAATTTTGCTCTCCAGATGATATCGAAAAAATAATCGGTACTGCTGAAAAAATTTTGCTCGAAACCAATGCTTATACTCGCTGCCAAGCGTCGCACCTTGGCGATATTCGCTACGGGTGGGATCTTGAGGAATGACATCAAATGCTAATTTAGCGATCGCGGCTAGGCGCTTTGTGGCATTTTTCTGTTTGTAATCATTGGGATACTTCTGGCGTAATCCTTCAACTTGTTTTAGAAGTTCTTCAAACTGATTCAAAAACAAAGGATGAGCAAATATGTTCCATCCATTAATTACTAGCGGCTGATTGGTAGACAAATCTATTCATCCTCATCCGATAGCGGTACATCTAGATTCAGCTCAACATCAGCCACCAGAGCTTGAACACGATTGACCAAATCAGAATTTAAAGCTTGTAAATGCTGGGGATTTTTCTCAATATCTTGAGCCAAAAAATTCAGAAATTGACCAATAATGGGATCGTTCTCGGTTTGGTCAGCACGCGAAATCACGACTCGACCATCTGGCTCAATGGTATAGAAAATTTTATCGCGTTTATTTAAGCCCAGAGCTTTACGGATCGGATCAGGAATTGTGGTCTGATAGCGATCGGTAAGCGTAGATTCTGAACATGGAGCTAGTATTACAGTCATAGCAATTTTTGACGGTTAATGCTGTACCAAAAGTAATGCATTTGCATTGTCTTGTCAATGAAATGCCCATTTGAAGTGCAAAGCAATATATAGTTGAAGATAGGTTTTGACTAAGAAATGTAATGGCGCAAACACTCGAAGCGGATGTAATTGTAATTGGCTCAGGGATTGGCGGTTTAGTCACCGCAACGCAATTGGCAGCGAAAGGGGCAAGCGTAATTGTCCTTGAGAGCTACTTGATTGCGGGGGGGAGTGGCGGCTACTTTGAGCGCAATGGCTACCGTTTTGATGTGGGCGCATCGATGATTTTTGGTTTCGGCGATCGCGGTACGACTAATCTCCTCACCCGTGCGCTGGCGGCGGTAAATATGAAAATGGAGACGATTCCCGATCCAGTGCAGATCCATTACCATTTGCCGAATAATCTGGAAATTGAGGTGCATCGCGATTATGAAAAATTTCTACAAGAATTAGGTGATCGCTTTCCCCATGAGCGTGAGGGGATTCGTAAGTTTTACGATGAATGTTGGAAGATTTTTAATTGCTTAAATGCGATCGAGTTGTTGTCCCTCGAAGAATGGCGCTACTTGATGCGCGTATTTTTCCAGAATCCCTTGGCTTGTTTGGGCTTAGCGGCTTATTTGCCCCAAAACGCAGGAGATATCGCTAAAAGATATATTCGCGATCCAGAGTTGCTGCAATTCATCGATATGGAATGCTATTGCTGGTCAGTGGTTCCCGCCGATCGCACTCCTGCAATTAATGCAGGAATGGTGTTTAGCGATCGCCATTATGGAGGAATTAACTATCCCGTCGGTGGCGTGGGCAAGATTGCTGAAAAACTGGCGGAAGGTTTAGATAAAGCGGGTGGAGAAATTCGCTATGGGGCAAGAGTTACTCAGATTATTCCCAAAGCAAAGTCTGGCAAAGGTGCGATCGGTGTCAAACTGGCGAATGGCGAAGTTCTCTATGCTAAGAAAGTCGTTTCCAATGCCACACGCTGGGATACCTTTGGGAACTTACTCAAGGATGAGCCTTTGCCCAGTGGCGA from Pseudanabaena sp. BC1403 includes the following:
- the crtH gene encoding carotenoid isomerase translates to MAQTLEADVIVIGSGIGGLVTATQLAAKGASVIVLESYLIAGGSGGYFERNGYRFDVGASMIFGFGDRGTTNLLTRALAAVNMKMETIPDPVQIHYHLPNNLEIEVHRDYEKFLQELGDRFPHEREGIRKFYDECWKIFNCLNAIELLSLEEWRYLMRVFFQNPLACLGLAAYLPQNAGDIAKRYIRDPELLQFIDMECYCWSVVPADRTPAINAGMVFSDRHYGGINYPVGGVGKIAEKLAEGLDKAGGEIRYGARVTQIIPKAKSGKGAIGVKLANGEVLYAKKVVSNATRWDTFGNLLKDEPLPSGEKGWQSRYQKSPSFLSLHLGVEASAIPEDAACHHILLEDWNDMQKEQGTIFVSIPTLLDRSLAPEGYHIVHTFTPSWMREWEGLSASEYEAKKNEAARKLCDRLLAIFPKLEDCLDYQEVGTPRSHRRFLGRADGTYGPIPAGKPLGLLGMPFNRTSIPDLYCVGDSTFPGQGLNAVAFSGFACGHLVASSLGLV
- a CDS encoding type II toxin-antitoxin system PrlF family antitoxin — its product is MTVILAPCSESTLTDRYQTTIPDPIRKALGLNKRDKIFYTIEPDGRVVISRADQTENDPIIGQFLNFLAQDIEKNPQHLQALNSDLVNRVQALVADVELNLDVPLSDEDE
- a CDS encoding type II toxin-antitoxin system YhaV family toxin, with the translated sequence MSTNQPLVINGWNIFAHPLFLNQFEELLKQVEGLRQKYPNDYKQKNATKRLAAIAKLAFDVIPQDPTRSEYRQGATLGSEYKHWFRAKFFQQYRLFFRYHLESKIIIFAWVNDEGSKRAYESNTDAYRVFKKMLENGHPPDDWNDLLTEAKGETKRLVNAVNRQEMKAF